A window of Aeromicrobium sp. Root236 contains these coding sequences:
- a CDS encoding FMN-binding negative transcriptional regulator: protein MYIPRFNVMDDPDDIRAFVEAVGSAELVTIGSDGTPVATLLPVLWSADGGTVIAHMALANDHWRQIGEGARCLAIVAGPQAYISPSWYAAKAEHGRVVPTWNYSAVHLTGTVRVHDDPAWVRDAVTRLTDHHEHPREQPWAVTDAPETYIAKNLKAIVGLELTVERVEAKAKLSQNRSDADRAGVVAGLRAEGGDPAVADAMDD, encoded by the coding sequence ATGTACATCCCCCGTTTCAACGTGATGGACGACCCCGACGACATCCGCGCGTTCGTCGAGGCTGTCGGCAGTGCTGAGCTCGTGACGATCGGCTCCGACGGCACCCCCGTCGCGACCCTCCTGCCCGTGCTGTGGAGCGCCGACGGCGGCACCGTCATCGCCCACATGGCCCTGGCCAACGACCACTGGCGGCAGATCGGCGAAGGCGCCCGCTGCCTCGCGATCGTCGCCGGCCCCCAGGCCTACATCTCGCCGTCGTGGTACGCCGCCAAGGCCGAGCACGGCCGGGTCGTGCCCACCTGGAACTACTCGGCGGTGCACCTCACGGGCACCGTCCGGGTGCACGACGACCCGGCATGGGTGCGCGACGCGGTGACCCGCCTGACCGACCACCACGAGCACCCGCGCGAGCAGCCCTGGGCCGTGACCGATGCCCCCGAGACGTACATCGCCAAGAACCTCAAGGCGATCGTCGGGCTGGAGCTGACGGTCGAGCGCGTCGAGGCCAAGGCGAAGCTCAGCCAGAACCGCTCGGATGCGGACCGGGCCGGAGTGGTCGCCGGCCTGCGCGCCGAGGGCGGCGACCCCGCCGTCGCCGATGCCATGGACGACTGA
- a CDS encoding DUF503 domain-containing protein → MWIGWIEFDIVLGDVHSLKTKRSIVRPLVADLRRTFSVSAAETGSLDLHRRAGVGACLVGADSRHVIDVLDAVENFVAGRPELELLSARRGISNSDDV, encoded by the coding sequence ATGTGGATCGGTTGGATCGAGTTCGACATCGTGCTCGGCGACGTGCACTCGCTCAAGACGAAGCGGTCGATCGTGCGGCCGCTCGTGGCCGACCTGAGGCGTACGTTCAGCGTCTCGGCGGCCGAGACCGGGAGTCTCGACCTGCACCGCCGCGCGGGCGTGGGAGCCTGCCTCGTCGGGGCCGACAGCCGCCACGTCATCGACGTCCTCGACGCCGTGGAGAACTTCGTCGCGGGCCGTCCCGAGCTCGAGCTCCTCTCCGCCCGCCGCGGCATCAGCAACAGCGACGACGTCTAG
- a CDS encoding zf-TFIIB domain-containing protein: MKCPTDNATLVMSERAGIEIDYCPECRGVWLDRGELDKILDRATADVPAAAPAQPQYAEPRYEQPRHDNRQQPYRKKKKEHWLTELFD; the protein is encoded by the coding sequence ATGAAGTGTCCGACCGACAACGCCACCCTCGTCATGAGTGAACGTGCCGGCATCGAGATCGACTACTGCCCCGAGTGCCGTGGGGTGTGGCTCGACCGCGGGGAGCTCGACAAGATCCTCGACCGCGCGACGGCCGACGTTCCTGCTGCCGCTCCGGCGCAGCCGCAGTACGCGGAGCCGCGCTACGAACAGCCGCGCCATGACAACCGGCAGCAGCCGTACCGCAAGAAGAAGAAGGAGCACTGGCTCACCGAGCTGTTTGACTGA
- a CDS encoding TraR/DksA C4-type zinc finger protein, whose amino-acid sequence MDQARALVLLDEERSAALQMLATLTRDFTGIVDASLDSNADDEHDPEGSTIAFERSQVSALIEQTERRLAEVDAARARIDEGTYGRCEVCGEPIADGRLEARPVARTCVTHAAGGNS is encoded by the coding sequence ATGGACCAGGCCCGGGCCCTCGTCCTGCTCGACGAGGAACGCTCGGCCGCCCTGCAGATGCTCGCGACGCTGACCCGCGACTTCACCGGCATCGTCGATGCCTCCCTCGACTCCAACGCCGACGACGAGCACGACCCGGAGGGCTCGACGATCGCGTTCGAGCGCTCGCAGGTCAGCGCGTTGATCGAGCAGACCGAACGACGCCTCGCCGAGGTCGACGCAGCACGAGCCCGCATCGACGAGGGCACGTACGGCCGCTGCGAGGTGTGCGGCGAGCCGATCGCGGACGGCCGGCTCGAGGCTCGGCCGGTCGCCCGTACGTGTGTGACGCATGCGGCCGGTGGGAACTCCTGA
- a CDS encoding DUF4118 domain-containing protein, with amino-acid sequence MTVYSVVARNHGGMGNAWFERHRPALIGIAAGLPLVWCSVAARMRVDVTAATAALVLVAVVVAASATGDRLAGVVAAASGGLWFDYFLTKPFHRFTIEDSDDIEVTLLLVLVGIGVTELAIWGGRQQAKASRRAGYLNGLMATSQIVSAQVSTTALIDQVGAHIAELLEVDACDFVEAGAIRRDSAVLGPDGEVTIRGSLVNVDRDGLPVLGEVVLPARHRGVVEGAFLIVAATRIVRPTLEQRRVAVALADQAGAAHASQESAPPLD; translated from the coding sequence GTGACTGTCTACTCCGTTGTCGCGCGCAACCATGGAGGCATGGGAAACGCTTGGTTCGAGCGCCACCGCCCTGCCTTGATCGGCATCGCTGCAGGTCTGCCGCTCGTGTGGTGCTCGGTTGCCGCCCGGATGCGTGTGGACGTCACCGCAGCAACCGCGGCGCTCGTGCTGGTCGCCGTGGTCGTGGCAGCCTCCGCGACGGGAGATCGACTGGCCGGTGTGGTCGCGGCGGCCTCCGGAGGGTTGTGGTTCGACTACTTCCTCACCAAGCCGTTTCACCGGTTCACCATTGAGGACTCCGACGACATCGAGGTGACGCTTCTGCTGGTCCTGGTGGGAATCGGCGTGACAGAGCTCGCAATCTGGGGCGGACGTCAGCAGGCAAAGGCCAGTCGCCGAGCGGGCTACCTCAACGGGCTCATGGCGACCTCGCAGATCGTCTCGGCGCAGGTGTCGACGACAGCCCTGATCGATCAGGTGGGCGCTCACATCGCCGAGCTGCTCGAGGTGGACGCGTGCGACTTCGTCGAGGCCGGCGCCATTCGTCGCGACAGTGCCGTGCTCGGACCCGACGGTGAGGTGACGATCCGCGGGAGTCTGGTCAACGTCGATCGTGACGGCCTGCCGGTGCTGGGCGAAGTCGTGCTGCCCGCTCGGCACCGCGGTGTGGTCGAAGGAGCGTTCTTGATCGTCGCAGCCACCAGGATCGTACGGCCGACGCTCGAGCAGCGACGGGTTGCGGTGGCGCTGGCAGACCAGGCGGGCGCGGCGCACGCGTCTCAGGAATCTGCGCCACCGCTTGACTAG
- a CDS encoding ATP-binding protein: MQHEARQRGVLRVYLGASPGVGKTFAMLDEGQRRAARGTDVVIGYVETHGRVHTEEQIGELELIPRRTIEYLGTARQEMDLDAILVRRPEVVLVDELAHTNIPGAQNEKRWQDVEALLEAGICVITTVNIQHLESLNDVVESITGIRQQETVPDKVVRQADAIELTDMSPQALRRRMAHGNIYAADKVDAALSQFFREGNLTALRELALLWLADRVDEGLDRYRDQHGIDSTWAARERIVVAVTGGPESEVLLRRASRIASRTGGGEWMALYVTRGDGLVQMDPARLHKLHVMTEDMGGTFHTVMGDDPAVAILDFAKAENATQVLIGASRRGRLSTLANPGIGEVVIAESGDIDVHIVTHDQARKKRRTMRRASELSGRRRACGFVMGAVGPLVLSALLLATPDFHGLPTESMLYMALVVATAIAGGLVPAVVSAFVSGFALNFFFTPPLHKLTVASGENAFALLLFVVVAIAVSSVVDLAARRTVQAEKASAEADALSVLSHSLLHAGDMRTLLAGACELFGMRGAAIIGPDGDVSIGYGAPVTDLASADVTVRVDDESYLALVGRSLAAADQRLLKAYAAHASVLGERRRAMKESSERRVLEETDRTRTALLAAVSHDLRSPLAAVKAAVSSLRNDQITWSPEDERALLATVEEGADRLDDLVANLLDMSRLQMGVVNAHVDEVEVEATIRTAVATLAGRQRVDVTVAHDAALLAGDAGLLERVIANLVGNALTYARDDSKVQVDASTAGERVLIRIVDTGPGVPLDQRDRLFEPFQRLGDVPRGEGIGLGLAVARGLTEAMDGTLTVEDTPGGGLTFILDLPGTRSVLGGGQP; this comes from the coding sequence GTGCAGCACGAAGCGAGGCAGCGAGGTGTCCTGCGGGTCTACCTCGGCGCGTCGCCGGGGGTGGGCAAGACCTTCGCGATGCTCGATGAGGGGCAGCGCCGTGCCGCCAGAGGGACCGACGTGGTCATCGGATACGTCGAGACGCATGGGCGGGTCCACACCGAAGAGCAGATCGGCGAGCTTGAGCTGATACCGCGCCGCACCATCGAGTACCTGGGGACGGCACGCCAGGAGATGGATCTCGACGCGATACTCGTTCGTCGACCTGAGGTGGTCCTCGTCGACGAGCTGGCTCACACCAACATCCCCGGTGCCCAGAACGAGAAGCGTTGGCAGGACGTCGAGGCACTTCTCGAGGCGGGCATCTGCGTCATCACGACGGTCAACATCCAGCACCTCGAGTCGCTCAACGACGTCGTCGAGTCGATCACGGGCATCCGTCAGCAGGAGACCGTTCCCGACAAGGTCGTCCGTCAGGCGGATGCGATCGAGCTCACTGACATGAGCCCGCAGGCACTGCGACGTCGCATGGCGCACGGCAACATCTACGCCGCCGACAAGGTCGACGCGGCGCTCTCGCAGTTCTTTCGCGAGGGCAACCTCACGGCGTTGAGAGAGCTCGCGCTGCTCTGGCTGGCCGATCGGGTCGACGAGGGGCTCGACCGGTACAGGGACCAGCACGGGATCGACTCGACCTGGGCAGCTCGTGAGCGGATCGTTGTCGCGGTGACCGGGGGACCCGAGTCGGAGGTGCTGCTGCGGCGTGCTTCTCGCATCGCGTCACGCACCGGTGGCGGGGAGTGGATGGCCCTGTACGTGACCCGGGGCGACGGCCTCGTCCAGATGGACCCCGCTCGCCTCCACAAGCTGCACGTCATGACGGAGGACATGGGTGGGACGTTCCACACTGTCATGGGCGATGACCCGGCGGTGGCGATCCTCGACTTCGCCAAGGCCGAGAACGCGACCCAGGTCCTGATCGGTGCCAGTCGCCGCGGCCGGCTGTCGACGCTGGCCAACCCGGGCATCGGCGAAGTCGTGATCGCCGAGTCGGGTGACATCGACGTGCACATCGTCACGCACGACCAGGCGCGCAAGAAGCGCCGCACCATGCGCCGGGCCTCGGAGCTGAGCGGACGGCGGCGCGCGTGCGGCTTCGTCATGGGCGCCGTCGGGCCGTTGGTGCTGTCCGCACTTCTGTTGGCCACGCCGGACTTCCACGGCCTGCCGACCGAGTCGATGCTCTACATGGCCCTGGTCGTGGCGACCGCCATCGCCGGCGGCCTCGTCCCGGCGGTCGTGAGTGCATTCGTCAGCGGTTTCGCGCTGAACTTCTTCTTCACGCCGCCGCTCCACAAGCTGACCGTGGCCAGTGGCGAGAACGCGTTCGCCCTGCTGCTGTTCGTCGTGGTGGCGATTGCGGTGTCGTCGGTCGTCGACCTAGCGGCTCGCCGAACCGTGCAGGCCGAGAAGGCGAGCGCGGAAGCTGATGCCCTCTCGGTCTTGTCGCACAGCCTGCTCCATGCCGGTGACATGCGAACGCTGCTGGCCGGAGCGTGTGAGCTGTTCGGGATGCGGGGCGCGGCGATTATCGGCCCCGACGGCGACGTCTCGATCGGCTACGGTGCGCCGGTCACCGATCTCGCCTCTGCGGACGTCACCGTGAGGGTTGATGACGAGTCCTACCTGGCGCTCGTCGGCCGATCCCTCGCCGCCGCCGACCAACGACTGCTCAAGGCGTACGCCGCACATGCGTCGGTGCTGGGCGAGCGCCGTCGTGCGATGAAGGAGAGCAGTGAGCGGCGCGTGCTCGAAGAGACCGACCGAACACGTACGGCACTCCTCGCCGCGGTCTCCCACGACCTGCGCTCGCCGTTGGCAGCCGTCAAGGCTGCCGTCAGCAGTCTCCGCAACGACCAGATCACCTGGTCGCCCGAGGATGAGCGGGCGCTGCTCGCAACCGTGGAGGAGGGGGCGGATCGCCTCGACGACCTCGTGGCCAACCTGCTCGACATGAGTCGACTGCAGATGGGTGTGGTCAACGCCCACGTCGACGAGGTCGAGGTGGAAGCAACGATTCGTACGGCTGTCGCGACGTTGGCCGGACGTCAGCGCGTTGACGTCACTGTCGCCCACGACGCGGCTCTCCTCGCCGGCGATGCGGGACTGCTCGAGCGCGTGATCGCAAATCTCGTCGGCAACGCTCTCACCTATGCTCGCGACGACTCCAAGGTCCAGGTCGACGCCTCGACGGCAGGGGAGCGCGTGCTGATCCGGATCGTCGACACAGGTCCGGGGGTGCCGCTGGACCAGCGCGATCGGCTGTTCGAGCCATTTCAACGGCTGGGCGACGTTCCGCGCGGTGAGGGCATCGGGCTCGGCCTGGCGGTCGCCCGCGGTCTCACCGAGGCGATGGACGGTACGTTGACCGTCGAGGACACCCCCGGCGGAGGACTGACGTTCATCCTCGACCTGCCGGGAACCCGCTCCGTGCTCGGTGGAGGGCAGCCATGA
- a CDS encoding amino acid transporter has product MSEDHRRHPWWQVMCLTGVDYFSTLGYQPGIAALAAGAVAPIATLVLVALTLFGALPVYRRVARESPHGEGSIAMLEKVLPWWAGKLFVLVMLGFACTDFLITMTLSAADASAHVLENPFAPDFLEGHVVLITLVFLAALGAVFLRGFKEAIGIAVVLVIAYLALNAVVLVSSFIEIARNPHVFGDWHKLLMSENHNWFAVAAVALIVFPKLALGLSGFETGVAVMPQIAGAPDDTEAKPEGRIIGARKLLLTAAVIMSIYLVLSSIVAALLIKPDDFEVGGEANGRALAFLAHEQLGATFGTVYDVSTIAILWFAGASAMAGLLNLVPRYLPRYGMAPSWTKAVRPLVLVFMAVAFFVTWIFDASVDAQGGAYATGVLVLISSASVAVTLTEYRRRHRNATIAFAAVSTVFFYTTIANVFERPDGVKIGGLFILAIVLVSFVSRTRRSLELRAVSIEMDETATHYIAGAAKCGTVRLIPKEPGEGTARMYREKATEVREDNGIPAWAPLIFVEVTVADASDFEGDLEVIGEERFGYRVLKVRSSVIANTIAALLMDIRESTGTIPHAYFSWTEGNPIVNFLRFLFVGDGEIAPVTREVLREAEPDPDRRPRVHVG; this is encoded by the coding sequence GTGTCTGAGGATCACCGCCGCCACCCGTGGTGGCAGGTCATGTGCCTGACTGGCGTCGACTACTTCTCCACGCTCGGTTATCAACCTGGCATCGCCGCCCTCGCGGCCGGCGCGGTCGCGCCCATCGCCACCCTCGTGCTGGTGGCGCTGACGCTGTTCGGCGCGCTGCCGGTCTATCGCCGCGTGGCCCGCGAGAGCCCACATGGCGAAGGGTCGATCGCCATGCTTGAGAAGGTCCTGCCGTGGTGGGCGGGCAAGCTGTTCGTGCTCGTGATGTTGGGGTTCGCGTGCACCGACTTCCTCATCACCATGACGCTCTCGGCAGCCGACGCCTCAGCGCACGTGCTCGAGAACCCCTTCGCCCCTGACTTCCTCGAGGGCCACGTCGTCCTGATCACCCTCGTGTTTCTCGCTGCGCTCGGTGCAGTGTTCCTGCGCGGATTCAAGGAGGCCATCGGCATCGCCGTGGTCCTGGTGATCGCATACCTGGCTCTGAACGCCGTCGTCCTCGTCTCATCATTCATTGAGATCGCTCGCAATCCCCACGTCTTCGGCGACTGGCACAAGCTTCTGATGTCCGAGAATCACAACTGGTTCGCCGTTGCCGCGGTGGCTCTGATCGTCTTTCCGAAGCTCGCCCTGGGTCTCTCGGGGTTCGAGACCGGCGTCGCGGTCATGCCGCAGATCGCAGGAGCACCGGACGACACCGAAGCCAAGCCTGAAGGTCGGATCATCGGGGCCCGCAAGTTGCTGCTGACAGCGGCCGTCATCATGAGCATCTACCTGGTGTTGTCGAGCATTGTGGCCGCCCTCTTGATCAAGCCGGACGACTTCGAGGTCGGCGGCGAGGCCAACGGTCGCGCATTGGCGTTTCTCGCGCACGAACAGCTCGGCGCCACGTTCGGGACCGTGTACGACGTCAGCACCATCGCGATCCTCTGGTTTGCCGGCGCGTCGGCGATGGCCGGCCTGCTCAACCTCGTCCCCCGCTATCTGCCGCGCTATGGCATGGCACCGTCGTGGACCAAGGCAGTTCGCCCTCTGGTCCTGGTCTTCATGGCCGTCGCGTTCTTCGTGACCTGGATCTTCGACGCCAGCGTCGATGCGCAAGGCGGCGCGTACGCCACCGGAGTGCTGGTGCTGATCAGCTCGGCCTCCGTCGCGGTGACCCTGACCGAGTACCGGCGTCGGCACCGCAATGCCACGATCGCCTTCGCAGCCGTGTCCACGGTGTTCTTCTACACCACGATCGCGAACGTCTTCGAACGTCCAGACGGGGTCAAGATCGGTGGCCTTTTCATCTTGGCGATCGTGCTCGTCTCGTTCGTGTCCCGCACGCGCCGGTCGCTGGAGCTGCGGGCGGTCAGTATCGAGATGGACGAGACGGCCACGCACTACATCGCCGGGGCAGCCAAGTGCGGCACCGTTCGGCTGATTCCCAAGGAACCGGGTGAGGGCACCGCCCGCATGTACAGGGAGAAGGCCACCGAGGTGCGCGAGGACAACGGCATACCGGCGTGGGCGCCACTGATCTTCGTCGAAGTCACCGTCGCTGATGCTTCCGACTTCGAGGGCGACCTGGAGGTCATCGGCGAAGAGCGGTTCGGCTACCGGGTCCTCAAGGTGCGCAGCTCGGTCATCGCCAACACGATCGCTGCGTTGCTGATGGACATCCGTGAGAGCACCGGGACGATCCCGCATGCGTACTTCAGCTGGACCGAGGGCAACCCGATCGTCAACTTCCTGAGGTTCCTGTTTGTCGGGGACGGGGAGATCGCGCCGGTCACGCGCGAGGTGCTCCGGGAGGCCGAGCCGGACCCGGACCGACGTCCCCGCGTCCACGTGGGCTGA
- a CDS encoding NAD-dependent epimerase/dehydratase family protein: protein MKILLTGGTGFIGSAVLDQLVATGHRVTAVVRSQKSSLHVQDAGATGIIGDLFNADWLAAELRGHDAAIHTAAGGDERDAELNEAVIDAAIAAFSGTQKPFVHTGGIWVYGNNPAITETSPLAAPDLTAWRVASEQRLLESGIRASVVQPGIVYGHGKGIPAMLAASPEAGTVALFGTGDQRWTTVHVDDLADLYVRVLEQAPGGRTYVGVSGQNPTVRELGEALGEVVAEDPAATIERLGGFGEALLLDQQASGQRARSELGWQPTRPSLVDELRAGYGEAA, encoded by the coding sequence ATGAAGATCTTGCTCACCGGGGGAACCGGTTTCATCGGGTCAGCCGTGCTCGACCAGCTGGTCGCCACCGGACACCGCGTGACCGCCGTCGTCCGCAGCCAGAAGTCCTCGCTCCACGTCCAGGATGCCGGCGCCACCGGCATCATCGGTGACCTGTTCAATGCCGACTGGCTCGCTGCAGAGCTGCGCGGCCACGACGCCGCGATCCACACCGCGGCGGGAGGCGACGAGCGCGACGCCGAGCTCAACGAGGCCGTGATCGACGCCGCGATCGCGGCGTTCAGCGGCACCCAGAAGCCGTTCGTCCACACCGGCGGCATCTGGGTCTACGGCAACAACCCGGCCATTACCGAGACGAGCCCGCTCGCGGCGCCGGACCTCACGGCGTGGCGCGTGGCAAGCGAGCAGCGACTGCTCGAGTCCGGGATCAGGGCATCTGTCGTGCAGCCGGGCATCGTCTACGGCCACGGCAAGGGCATCCCCGCGATGCTCGCCGCCTCGCCCGAGGCCGGCACCGTGGCGCTGTTCGGCACGGGTGACCAGCGCTGGACCACGGTCCACGTCGACGACCTGGCAGATCTGTACGTCCGCGTGCTCGAACAGGCGCCGGGCGGTCGGACGTACGTCGGCGTCAGCGGGCAGAACCCGACCGTCCGGGAGCTCGGCGAGGCCCTCGGTGAGGTCGTTGCGGAGGACCCGGCCGCGACCATCGAGCGCCTCGGCGGCTTCGGCGAGGCGTTGCTCCTCGACCAGCAGGCCAGCGGGCAGCGCGCGAGAAGCGAGCTCGGCTGGCAGCCGACCCGGCCCAGCCTGGTCGACGAGCTGCGGGCCGGATACGGCGAGGCTGCCTAG
- a CDS encoding response regulator transcription factor: protein MTFVLAVDDDPAILRTLSINLRARGYDVETAGDGRSALQIVDERMPDVVILDLGLPDLDGVAVLKRLRGHTRVPVVVLSARHESDDKVEALDEGADDYVTKPFDIEELLARVRAAIRRSGGDGAPLVVESGEVRLDITERVATRSGEDVRLTPTEWHIVEVLARREGRLVRQGELLHEVWGPAYDRETNYLRVYLAQIRRKLERDPSKPTMFLTDPGIGYRLVV, encoded by the coding sequence ATGACATTCGTGCTCGCAGTCGATGACGACCCGGCCATCTTGCGGACGCTCTCGATCAATCTCCGGGCCAGAGGGTATGACGTCGAGACGGCGGGTGATGGTCGATCGGCGTTGCAGATCGTGGACGAACGGATGCCGGACGTCGTGATCCTCGACCTGGGCCTGCCCGACCTCGACGGCGTCGCCGTGCTCAAGCGACTTCGCGGCCACACCCGCGTGCCGGTCGTCGTCCTGTCCGCCCGCCACGAGTCGGACGACAAGGTCGAGGCGCTGGACGAAGGGGCGGACGACTACGTCACCAAGCCCTTCGACATCGAGGAGCTGCTGGCGAGGGTGCGGGCGGCGATCCGGCGAAGCGGAGGCGACGGTGCTCCGCTCGTCGTGGAGTCCGGGGAGGTACGCCTCGACATCACGGAACGCGTGGCCACGCGGTCAGGGGAGGACGTTCGCCTCACCCCGACCGAGTGGCACATCGTGGAGGTGCTCGCCCGTCGTGAGGGTCGCTTGGTGCGTCAGGGCGAGCTGCTCCACGAGGTGTGGGGCCCGGCATATGACCGCGAGACCAACTACCTGCGGGTCTACCTCGCACAGATCCGGCGCAAGCTCGAGCGCGATCCGTCCAAGCCGACGATGTTCCTGACCGATCCCGGCATCGGCTACCGGCTCGTCGTCTGA
- a CDS encoding NAD(P)/FAD-dependent oxidoreductase, with protein sequence MEREAEKHDVVIVGGGHNALVAATYLARAGRSVTILERLPHVGGAAISAAVFDGLDARLSRYSYLVSLMPEALIAELGLDLELRSRDTASYTPYDGGGLLVETVPGQATEESFRTLTGSDDELTAWRRFYAEVATVADAIAPTLLEPLPHIGELRDQVEMAIWTDLVDEPIGTALERRFADDLVRGVVGTDALIGTFASLHDRTLVQNRCFLYHLIGNGTGEWRVPVGGMGAVTAELERVAREAGVDIRTNCEVDGIDAYDVGATVCGDGFVIEADWVLSGVAPYVLERLLSNPTPSKPSGSQFKINLLVSRLPRLRSGIDPAIAFAGTFHLGESMSELERAYAQAAAGSLPDFASGELYCHTLTDRSILGADLAATDAQTLTYFGLHTPYEVLPDEAAAATAYAQFLTALNAHLDEPIEPLILGVEHKTPAQIEEALAMPGGHIFHGDLQWPWLEEDEKPRHPAERWGVATSHPRVLLCGSGARRGGAVSGIAGHNAAHAILDYEGPEAADNVAPASRH encoded by the coding sequence ATGGAACGAGAAGCCGAGAAGCACGACGTCGTGATCGTCGGCGGTGGCCACAACGCGTTGGTCGCCGCGACCTACCTCGCACGCGCCGGGCGCAGCGTCACGATCCTCGAACGGCTGCCTCACGTCGGCGGCGCCGCGATCAGCGCTGCGGTGTTCGACGGTCTCGACGCCCGGCTGTCCCGCTACTCCTACCTCGTCAGCCTCATGCCGGAGGCTCTGATCGCCGAGCTCGGGCTCGACCTCGAGCTCCGTTCGCGGGACACCGCGTCCTACACGCCGTACGACGGCGGCGGCCTGCTCGTCGAGACGGTGCCGGGCCAGGCGACCGAGGAGTCGTTCCGTACGCTCACGGGCTCTGACGACGAGCTCACCGCGTGGCGCCGCTTCTACGCCGAGGTCGCCACGGTCGCCGACGCGATCGCGCCCACGCTGCTCGAGCCGCTCCCGCACATCGGTGAGCTGCGCGACCAGGTCGAGATGGCGATCTGGACCGACCTCGTCGACGAACCCATCGGCACGGCCCTCGAGCGGCGGTTCGCCGACGATCTCGTGCGCGGGGTCGTCGGCACCGACGCGTTGATCGGCACGTTCGCCTCGCTCCACGACCGCACGCTCGTGCAGAACCGCTGCTTCCTCTACCACCTCATCGGCAACGGCACCGGCGAGTGGCGCGTCCCGGTCGGCGGCATGGGCGCGGTGACCGCCGAGCTCGAACGGGTGGCGCGCGAGGCCGGCGTCGACATCCGCACCAACTGCGAGGTCGACGGGATCGACGCGTACGACGTCGGCGCGACCGTCTGCGGCGACGGCTTCGTCATCGAGGCGGACTGGGTGCTCAGCGGTGTCGCCCCGTACGTGTTGGAGCGGCTGCTCAGCAACCCGACACCGTCCAAGCCGTCGGGCTCGCAGTTCAAGATCAACCTGCTCGTCTCGCGGCTCCCACGTCTCAGGTCCGGCATCGACCCGGCGATCGCGTTCGCCGGCACGTTCCACCTCGGCGAGTCGATGAGCGAGCTCGAGCGCGCGTACGCACAGGCAGCCGCCGGATCGTTGCCGGACTTCGCCTCCGGCGAGCTCTACTGCCACACCCTCACGGACCGCTCGATCCTCGGCGCCGACCTCGCCGCGACGGACGCCCAGACCCTGACCTACTTCGGGCTCCACACGCCGTACGAGGTGCTGCCGGACGAGGCGGCCGCCGCCACGGCGTACGCGCAGTTCCTCACCGCGCTCAACGCCCACCTCGACGAGCCCATCGAGCCGCTGATCCTCGGCGTCGAGCACAAGACGCCCGCCCAGATCGAGGAGGCGCTCGCGATGCCGGGCGGCCACATCTTCCATGGCGACCTGCAGTGGCCCTGGCTCGAGGAGGACGAAAAGCCCCGGCATCCCGCGGAGCGCTGGGGCGTCGCGACGAGCCATCCGCGCGTCCTGCTGTGCGGCAGCGGAGCCCGGCGCGGGGGCGCGGTGAGCGGCATCGCCGGCCACAATGCAGCGCACGCGATCCTCGATTATGAGGGACCGGAGGCGGCTGATAATGTTGCACCCGCTTCGCGGCATTAG
- a CDS encoding YitT family protein: protein MVSQLVRLVVSCAILGVGVAMILIAALGSDGYSTMINGLSIALDVEFWIVNLVVGIALVLMAWARGLRPGLGTITQPLVVGFVVSGLLDAFAEPDAWWARVGLLVLAFPVLAVGVAGYLAVDAGAGPTEAAALAFDPPVPFRWSYSVVQAGGALLGWACGAAVGPGTLLVIFLLGPLVDLLSARFSLLSIERAG, encoded by the coding sequence GTGGTGTCACAGCTCGTACGTCTCGTGGTGTCCTGCGCGATCCTCGGCGTCGGCGTCGCGATGATCCTGATCGCGGCCCTCGGCTCTGACGGCTACTCCACGATGATCAACGGGCTGTCGATCGCGCTCGACGTGGAGTTCTGGATCGTCAACCTCGTGGTCGGCATCGCTCTCGTCCTGATGGCCTGGGCGCGCGGGCTCAGGCCGGGGCTCGGCACGATCACCCAGCCACTCGTCGTCGGCTTCGTCGTCTCGGGGCTCCTGGACGCGTTCGCCGAGCCCGATGCCTGGTGGGCGCGCGTCGGGCTGCTCGTGCTGGCGTTCCCGGTGCTCGCCGTCGGGGTGGCGGGCTACCTCGCCGTCGACGCAGGCGCCGGGCCGACGGAGGCCGCGGCGCTGGCGTTCGACCCTCCCGTGCCGTTCAGGTGGAGCTACAGCGTCGTGCAGGCCGGCGGGGCGCTCCTGGGCTGGGCGTGCGGTGCCGCGGTCGGCCCGGGCACGTTGCTCGTGATCTTCTTGCTGGGCCCGCTCGTCGACCTGCTCTCTGCGCGGTTCTCCCTGCTCTCGATCGAGCGTGCGGGCTAG